From the genome of Cytobacillus firmus, one region includes:
- a CDS encoding succinate dehydrogenase cytochrome b558 subunit, whose product MAGNREFFNRRLHSLLGVIPVGLFLVQHLVVNHFATGGEESFNNAAHFMESLPFRIFLETFVIYLPLLFHAIYGLYIAFTAKNNTSRYGYFRNWMFMLQRVSGVITLVFVAWHVWETRVQAAFGAEVNFQMMENILSNPFMFWFYIIGVISAIFHFANGLWSFLVSWGLTVSPRSQVISTYVTIGIFIALSIVGVRALTAFI is encoded by the coding sequence ATGGCAGGTAATCGTGAGTTTTTTAATCGCAGATTGCATTCATTGCTTGGCGTAATACCAGTTGGATTGTTTTTGGTGCAGCACCTTGTAGTGAACCATTTTGCAACAGGGGGAGAGGAATCTTTTAATAATGCAGCGCATTTTATGGAAAGTCTTCCATTTAGAATATTCCTTGAAACGTTTGTAATCTATTTACCTTTGCTGTTCCACGCAATCTATGGCCTTTATATTGCTTTTACTGCGAAAAATAACACAAGCAGATACGGATATTTCCGCAACTGGATGTTTATGCTTCAGCGTGTTTCAGGTGTCATTACGCTGGTTTTTGTTGCATGGCATGTTTGGGAAACACGTGTACAGGCTGCCTTTGGAGCAGAAGTTAACTTTCAGATGATGGAGAACATCCTGTCGAATCCATTTATGTTCTGGTTCTATATTATTGGAGTCATTTCTGCAATTTTCCACTTTGCTAATGGGCTTTGGTCATTCCTTGTCAGCTGGGGACTTACAGTATCTCCTCGTTCACAAGTTATTTCCACTTACGTAACGATCGGAATTTTCATTGCACTATCTATTGTTGGCGTACGTGCTCTTACAGCATTTATTTAA
- a CDS encoding YslB family protein: MSELASAKSNEDHIQSVPVFGYELIREVLLHDLLGNEAPEILYWAGKRLARMYPLETAGQIAEFFTNAGWGNLSIANESKHELEMILSSPLIAGRLQKNNNCTFQLEAGFIAQQIEFQKEVICEAFEHPRKKTGKILITVKWDKKDPAE, from the coding sequence TTGAGCGAATTAGCATCTGCGAAATCTAATGAAGATCACATACAGTCTGTACCGGTATTTGGGTATGAACTAATCCGGGAAGTTCTTTTGCATGACCTTTTAGGAAATGAAGCACCCGAAATTTTATATTGGGCCGGCAAAAGGCTTGCACGCATGTATCCTCTGGAAACAGCCGGACAGATTGCCGAATTTTTCACAAATGCCGGCTGGGGCAACCTTTCCATCGCAAACGAATCTAAACATGAACTTGAAATGATATTATCAAGCCCGCTGATTGCTGGCCGCTTGCAAAAAAACAATAACTGCACATTTCAGCTCGAAGCTGGTTTTATAGCCCAGCAGATAGAATTTCAAAAAGAAGTTATTTGTGAGGCATTTGAACATCCCCGCAAGAAAACCGGCAAAATCCTTATTACTGTGAAGTGGGATAAAAAGGATCCTGCTGAGTAA
- the sdhA gene encoding succinate dehydrogenase flavoprotein subunit: protein MGKGKVIVVGGGLAGLMATIKVAESGTPVELFSLVPVKRSHSVCAQGGINGAVNTKGEGDSPWIHFDDTIYGGDFLANQPPVKAMAEAAPGIIHLFDRMGVMFNRTPEGLLDFRRFGGTQHHRTAFAGATTGQQLLYAMDEQVRRHEVAGLVTKYEGWEFLGVIIDDDGACKGVVAQNLTSMEIKSFAADAVIMASGGPGIIFGKSTNSVINTGSAASIVYQQGAYYANGEFIQIHPTAIPGDDKLRLMSESARGEGGRVWTYKDGKPWYFLEEKYPAYGNLVPRDIATREIFDVCVNQKLGINGENMVYLDLSHKDPKELDIKLGGIIEIYEKFQGEDPRKVPMKIFPAVHYSMGGLWVDYDQMTNIPGLFAAGECDYSQHGANRLGANSLLSAIYGGMVAGPNAVKYISGLDKSAEDLPSSLFDRHVKQEEEKWNNIMSLDGTENAYVLHKELGEWMTDNVTVVRHNDRLLKTDEKIVELMERYKNININDTAKWSNQGASFTRQLQNMLQLARVITIGAYNRNESRGAHYKPDFPERNDEEFMKTTMAKFVDANSAPAFHYEEIDVSLIPPRKRDYSKKKGEN from the coding sequence ATGGGTAAAGGAAAAGTTATAGTTGTCGGCGGCGGACTAGCCGGTTTGATGGCGACAATTAAAGTAGCAGAATCTGGGACTCCGGTTGAATTATTTTCTCTGGTACCGGTTAAACGTTCTCACTCTGTTTGTGCCCAGGGCGGCATCAACGGAGCGGTAAATACAAAAGGGGAAGGCGATTCTCCTTGGATTCATTTCGACGATACAATATATGGCGGGGACTTCCTGGCAAACCAGCCGCCTGTAAAAGCAATGGCAGAGGCTGCACCTGGCATCATTCATTTATTTGACCGTATGGGTGTTATGTTTAACCGTACACCTGAAGGTCTGCTGGACTTCCGCCGCTTCGGTGGAACACAGCATCACCGTACTGCGTTTGCCGGTGCTACAACTGGGCAGCAGCTGCTTTATGCAATGGACGAGCAGGTCCGCCGCCATGAAGTGGCAGGATTAGTGACAAAGTATGAGGGATGGGAATTTCTAGGGGTTATAATCGATGATGACGGAGCTTGTAAGGGTGTCGTTGCCCAGAACCTGACTTCTATGGAAATTAAGTCTTTTGCTGCAGATGCAGTTATTATGGCATCCGGCGGACCGGGAATTATTTTCGGAAAATCCACTAACTCTGTCATAAACACAGGCTCAGCGGCTTCAATCGTTTATCAGCAGGGCGCTTATTACGCAAATGGGGAATTTATTCAGATCCATCCAACCGCCATCCCTGGAGATGATAAGCTTCGCCTAATGAGTGAATCTGCACGCGGTGAAGGCGGACGAGTATGGACATATAAAGATGGCAAACCATGGTACTTCCTTGAGGAGAAATATCCGGCTTACGGAAACCTGGTGCCTCGTGATATTGCAACGCGTGAAATTTTTGACGTTTGTGTTAACCAGAAGCTTGGCATTAACGGGGAGAACATGGTATATCTGGATCTTTCCCATAAAGATCCTAAAGAGCTTGATATTAAGCTTGGCGGAATCATTGAAATCTATGAGAAATTCCAGGGTGAAGACCCTCGTAAAGTGCCAATGAAGATCTTCCCTGCTGTCCACTATTCAATGGGCGGATTATGGGTTGACTATGATCAGATGACAAATATTCCTGGCTTGTTTGCAGCTGGTGAATGTGATTATTCACAGCATGGTGCCAACCGTCTTGGCGCCAACTCACTGCTATCAGCCATTTATGGCGGTATGGTAGCAGGCCCGAATGCAGTCAAGTATATCAGCGGATTAGATAAGAGTGCTGAAGATCTGCCATCATCACTATTTGACCGCCATGTAAAACAGGAAGAAGAAAAATGGAATAATATCATGTCTCTTGATGGCACAGAGAATGCATATGTCCTTCATAAAGAGCTTGGTGAGTGGATGACAGACAATGTAACGGTTGTCCGCCATAATGACAGGCTGTTGAAAACAGATGAAAAAATTGTTGAACTTATGGAGCGCTATAAAAACATTAATATTAATGACACTGCGAAGTGGAGCAATCAGGGTGCAAGCTTTACGCGCCAGCTGCAGAATATGCTTCAATTGGCACGTGTTATTACAATTGGTGCTTATAACCGTAATGAAAGCCGCGGAGCACATTATAAGCCTGATTTCCCTGAACGTAATGATGAGGAATTCATGAAAACAACAATGGCGAAGTTTGTTGATGCAAATTCCGCTCCGGCATTCCATTACGAGGAAATTGATGTAAGCTTAATTCCACCGCGTAAGCGTGACTATTCCAAAAAGAAAGGGGAGAACTAA
- a CDS encoding acyl-CoA thioesterase, producing the protein MKKLSYIDDFKKWEEEFIFFHPVKVRFSETDMFGHLNNTIPFTYYEEARIEFFKSKGFMQDWVKHDSETIPVVADLQCDFISQVFFDEEIQIYVKAASIGNSSVDLHYMGRKSDGSVCFTGRGTMVQISKVTGKGVPWTENMKEMLKSGVKVRA; encoded by the coding sequence ATGAAAAAATTGAGCTATATAGACGATTTTAAAAAATGGGAAGAAGAATTCATTTTCTTTCATCCAGTAAAAGTCAGATTTTCTGAAACTGATATGTTTGGACATTTGAACAATACCATTCCATTTACATACTATGAAGAAGCAAGGATAGAATTTTTCAAAAGCAAGGGCTTTATGCAGGACTGGGTAAAGCATGATAGTGAAACCATACCAGTCGTAGCAGACCTCCAATGCGATTTTATCAGCCAGGTTTTCTTTGATGAAGAGATACAAATATACGTAAAAGCTGCTTCAATAGGGAATTCTTCTGTTGATCTTCATTATATGGGCAGGAAATCAGACGGTTCAGTTTGCTTCACCGGCAGGGGGACGATGGTGCAGATATCAAAGGTGACAGGCAAGGGTGTGCCTTGGACCGAAAATATGAAAGAAATGCTGAAAAGCGGGGTTAAAGTCCGAGCCTAG
- the trxA gene encoding thioredoxin, with the protein MAITHATDQNFTAETGSGLVLADFWAPWCGPCKMIAPVLEELDSEMGDKVKIVKIDVDENQETAGKFGVMSIPTLIVLKDGEVVDKAVGFQPKEALAELLSKHA; encoded by the coding sequence ATGGCTATTACACACGCAACTGACCAAAATTTCACTGCTGAAACTGGTTCGGGATTAGTATTGGCAGATTTCTGGGCTCCATGGTGCGGCCCTTGTAAAATGATCGCTCCTGTATTGGAAGAACTTGATTCTGAAATGGGCGATAAAGTCAAAATTGTAAAAATCGATGTTGACGAAAACCAGGAAACCGCCGGCAAGTTTGGCGTAATGAGCATCCCAACTTTGATCGTACTAAAAGACGGTGAAGTGGTGGATAAAGCGGTTGGCTTCCAGCCGAAAGAAGCTCTTGCTGAATTACTTTCAAAGCATGCTTAA
- a CDS encoding MarR family winged helix-turn-helix transcriptional regulator, which produces MKLEDPKTNEINDVVADIEKDLRYISGIIKQKGREILSDFTITPPQFVALQWLFEEGDMTIGELSNKMYLACSTTTDLVDRMEKNSLVKRVKDPNDRRVVRIHLLEEGERIIEEVIKKRQDYLKEVLKNSSHNEVLFLKDNLMKLHHDMRGE; this is translated from the coding sequence ATGAAGCTGGAAGATCCTAAAACAAATGAAATAAATGATGTTGTAGCTGATATTGAAAAAGACTTAAGATACATATCCGGCATTATCAAGCAAAAGGGAAGGGAAATTCTAAGTGATTTTACCATTACCCCTCCTCAGTTTGTGGCATTGCAATGGCTGTTTGAAGAAGGTGATATGACTATCGGCGAGCTGTCAAATAAAATGTATCTTGCATGCAGCACGACAACAGATCTTGTTGACCGAATGGAGAAAAACAGCCTTGTGAAAAGAGTGAAAGACCCAAATGACCGAAGAGTAGTCCGGATTCATCTGCTTGAAGAAGGAGAGCGGATTATTGAAGAAGTTATTAAAAAACGCCAGGATTACCTAAAAGAGGTTCTTAAAAATTCTTCACATAATGAGGTCTTGTTCTTAAAAGATAACTTAATGAAATTACACCATGATATGCGCGGAGAATGA
- a CDS encoding helix-turn-helix domain-containing protein produces the protein MKENEYTHKPLLTKREREVFELLVQDKTTREIAGELFISEKTVRNHISNAMQKLGVKGRSQAVVELLRMGELEL, from the coding sequence TTGAAGGAGAATGAATATACTCACAAGCCGTTACTCACCAAACGAGAAAGAGAAGTATTCGAATTGTTAGTACAAGATAAAACAACAAGGGAAATCGCTGGTGAATTGTTTATAAGTGAAAAAACGGTTCGGAACCACATTTCTAATGCCATGCAAAAGCTTGGTGTAAAGGGGCGATCACAAGCTGTTGTAGAGCTCCTTCGAATGGGAGAGCTAGAACTTTAA
- a CDS encoding electron transfer flavoprotein subunit beta/FixA family protein, translated as MNIYVLMKRTFDTEEKITISGGKINEDGAEFIINPYDEYAIEEAIQVRDANGGEVTVVSVGTEEAEKQLRTALAMGADKAVLINTEDDVENGDQFTTAKILSEFLKDKEADLIIAGNVAIDGGSGQVGPRVAEILGISYVTTITKLDINGSSATVVRDVEGDSEVIETSLPLLVTAQQGLNEPRYPSLPGIMKAKKKPLDELELDDLDLDEDDVEAKTKTIEIYMPPKKEAGKVLEGELEDQVKELVKLLHTEAKVV; from the coding sequence ATGAACATCTACGTATTAATGAAGAGAACATTTGATACTGAAGAAAAAATTACAATCTCCGGCGGCAAAATCAATGAAGATGGCGCTGAATTTATCATTAATCCCTATGATGAATATGCAATTGAAGAAGCAATCCAGGTTCGTGATGCGAATGGCGGAGAAGTAACAGTTGTTTCTGTGGGAACAGAAGAAGCTGAAAAGCAGCTCCGTACCGCTCTTGCGATGGGTGCCGATAAAGCTGTTTTAATAAATACAGAAGATGACGTTGAGAATGGGGATCAGTTCACGACGGCAAAAATCTTATCTGAATTCCTGAAGGACAAAGAGGCTGACTTAATCATTGCTGGAAATGTAGCAATTGATGGGGGTTCCGGACAGGTTGGACCGCGTGTAGCAGAGATTTTGGGAATTTCATATGTAACAACGATCACTAAGCTTGATATTAATGGCAGCTCTGCCACAGTAGTGCGTGATGTTGAGGGGGATTCAGAAGTAATTGAGACATCTCTTCCATTATTGGTCACTGCCCAGCAGGGTCTGAATGAGCCTCGCTATCCATCCTTGCCAGGAATTATGAAGGCGAAAAAGAAGCCTCTTGATGAGCTTGAGCTTGACGATCTTGATCTTGATGAGGACGATGTTGAAGCTAAGACAAAGACAATTGAAATCTATATGCCGCCTAAAAAAGAAGCAGGAAAAGTTCTTGAAGGCGAATTGGAAGATCAAGTTAAGGAACTGGTGAAGCTTCTTCATACTGAAGCTAAAGTTGTCTGA
- the sdhB gene encoding succinate dehydrogenase iron-sulfur subunit yields MQETKTKTVRFVISRQDTPDSAPYQEEFEIDYRPNMNVISALMEIRRNPVNVKGEDTTPIAWDMNCLEEVCGACSMIINGKPRQSCTALVDQLEQPIRLEPMRTFPVVRDLQVDRSRMFDSLKKVKAWIPIDGTYDLGPGPRMPERKRQWAYELSKCMTCGVCLEACPNVNSKSDFIGPAPLSQVRLFNAHPTGEMNKAERLEQIMGDGGLANCGNSQNCVQSCPKGIPLTTSIAALNRDTTFQSFKNFFGSDQI; encoded by the coding sequence ATGCAAGAAACAAAAACGAAAACAGTCCGTTTTGTAATCAGCCGCCAGGATACTCCTGATTCAGCCCCTTATCAGGAAGAGTTTGAAATTGATTACCGTCCGAACATGAACGTTATTTCAGCCCTTATGGAGATTCGCCGTAATCCGGTTAACGTGAAGGGTGAAGATACTACTCCAATCGCATGGGATATGAACTGCCTTGAAGAAGTCTGCGGTGCTTGTTCAATGATTATTAATGGAAAGCCCCGCCAATCATGTACGGCACTTGTAGATCAGCTGGAACAGCCAATCCGTCTTGAGCCGATGCGCACGTTCCCGGTAGTCCGTGACCTGCAGGTCGACAGAAGCCGTATGTTTGATTCCCTGAAAAAGGTTAAAGCATGGATTCCAATCGATGGCACGTATGATTTGGGACCTGGACCGCGTATGCCTGAGAGAAAGCGCCAATGGGCTTATGAGCTTTCAAAGTGCATGACATGCGGTGTTTGTCTGGAAGCATGTCCGAATGTTAACAGCAAATCTGACTTTATCGGACCGGCTCCTTTATCACAGGTTCGCTTGTTCAATGCTCACCCAACTGGTGAAATGAATAAAGCTGAACGTCTGGAGCAAATCATGGGTGACGGCGGACTTGCCAATTGCGGAAACTCTCAAAACTGCGTACAGTCCTGCCCGAAAGGCATTCCTTTAACAACATCCATTGCGGCACTAAACCGCGATACAACATTCCAGTCTTTCAAAAACTTCTTTGGAAGCGACCAGATCTAA
- a CDS encoding aspartate kinase gives MGIIVQKFGGTSVGTVDRIQNAANRVIEEKNRGNDVVVVVSAMGKTTDQLVGMAREISPSPDKREMDMLLTTGEQVTISLLAMALNAKGHHAVSFTGWQAGIKTEAVHGNARIVNIDPATIQGELNQGKIVIVAGFQGMTEDGSITTLGRGGSDTTAVALAAALKADKCDIYTDVTGVFTTDPRFIKNARKLHSVSYDEMLELANLGAGVLHPRAVEFAKNYGLPIEVRSSLEKEAGTIIEEEVKMEQNLVVRGVAFEDDITRVTIIGLPNSLTGLSTIFSALAKNHINVDIIIQSMTEAQTTNLSFSIKNEDLTDTVKVLEKHRDQLNYDRIEWESGLAKVSIVGSGMISNPGVAAEMFEVLSANEIQVKMVSTSEIKVSAVVENSKMIDAVDALHEAFKLSVSAVKA, from the coding sequence GTGGGAATCATAGTGCAGAAATTCGGAGGCACCTCCGTGGGGACTGTAGACAGAATACAAAATGCCGCTAATCGGGTAATTGAGGAAAAAAACCGTGGAAACGATGTTGTTGTAGTTGTTTCGGCAATGGGCAAAACGACTGATCAGCTGGTTGGCATGGCAAGGGAGATTTCCCCATCACCAGATAAAAGGGAAATGGACATGCTGCTTACAACCGGCGAACAGGTGACCATCTCTTTATTAGCAATGGCATTAAATGCGAAAGGGCATCACGCTGTTTCTTTTACAGGGTGGCAGGCAGGTATTAAAACAGAAGCAGTCCATGGTAATGCGAGGATAGTAAATATTGATCCAGCCACCATTCAGGGGGAATTAAATCAGGGGAAAATTGTAATTGTAGCAGGCTTTCAGGGGATGACAGAAGATGGCTCAATTACCACGCTTGGCCGCGGAGGATCTGATACAACTGCTGTTGCACTGGCTGCAGCACTTAAAGCTGATAAATGTGATATTTATACGGATGTTACAGGTGTGTTTACAACCGACCCCCGCTTTATAAAGAATGCCAGAAAGTTACATTCTGTGTCCTATGATGAAATGCTTGAGCTGGCCAATTTGGGGGCTGGAGTGCTCCATCCAAGAGCGGTTGAATTCGCTAAAAACTATGGACTTCCGATTGAAGTGCGTTCAAGCCTTGAAAAGGAAGCCGGAACAATCATTGAGGAGGAAGTAAAAATGGAACAAAATTTAGTGGTGCGCGGTGTGGCTTTTGAAGATGACATAACAAGAGTAACAATCATTGGTCTTCCTAATTCACTGACTGGGCTGTCTACTATTTTCTCGGCGCTCGCCAAAAACCACATTAATGTCGATATCATTATTCAGAGCATGACAGAAGCCCAGACAACTAACCTGTCCTTCTCAATTAAGAATGAAGATCTGACGGATACAGTGAAAGTTTTAGAAAAGCATAGAGATCAATTAAATTATGACCGCATTGAGTGGGAATCAGGGCTTGCAAAGGTTTCAATTGTCGGCTCAGGCATGATTTCAAATCCGGGTGTGGCTGCAGAAATGTTCGAAGTGCTTTCAGCGAATGAAATTCAGGTGAAAATGGTAAGCACGTCAGAAATTAAAGTATCAGCGGTTGTGGAAAACAGTAAAATGATCGATGCTGTTGATGCTTTACACGAGGCATTCAAGCTGTCTGTTTCTGCTGTTAAGGCTTAA
- a CDS encoding electron transfer flavoprotein subunit alpha/FixB family protein has protein sequence MARKVLVLGEVRDGSLRNVSFEAVAAGKTASEGGEVVGVLIGDSVSALANEMIHYGADRVVTVEDEKLKQYTPDGFSQALMAVIDSESPDGLIFGHTAMGKDLAPKIAAKLESGLISDVTSLEEAGGNLVFTRPIYSGKAFEKKIVTDGLLFATIRPNNIAPLEKDESRSGDVASVAAEIKDLRTIIKEVVRKASEGVDLSEAKVIIAGGRGVKSEEGFEPLKELASVLNGAVGASRGACDADYCDYSLQIGQTGKVVTPDLYIACGISGAIQHLAGMSNSKVIVAINKDPEANIFKVADYGIVGDLFEVVPLLTEEFKKLKVNA, from the coding sequence ATGGCTAGAAAAGTATTAGTGTTAGGTGAAGTCCGTGACGGTTCATTGCGTAATGTATCCTTCGAAGCTGTTGCAGCCGGTAAGACTGCATCAGAAGGCGGAGAAGTTGTAGGAGTTTTAATTGGTGATTCTGTAAGCGCTTTAGCTAATGAAATGATTCACTATGGTGCTGACCGTGTTGTAACTGTTGAAGATGAGAAGCTGAAGCAGTATACGCCTGATGGTTTTTCACAGGCTCTAATGGCTGTGATTGATTCTGAAAGTCCGGATGGCCTTATTTTTGGGCATACAGCAATGGGGAAAGATCTTGCTCCTAAAATTGCTGCCAAGCTTGAGTCTGGTTTAATCTCTGACGTAACAAGCCTTGAAGAAGCAGGCGGCAATCTGGTCTTCACACGCCCGATTTATTCAGGAAAAGCTTTTGAAAAGAAGATTGTGACAGATGGCCTTCTTTTTGCCACAATCCGTCCAAATAACATAGCTCCTTTGGAAAAGGATGAATCAAGATCAGGAGATGTTGCTTCTGTTGCAGCAGAAATCAAGGATCTTCGCACAATCATTAAGGAAGTTGTCCGCAAAGCGAGTGAAGGCGTTGACTTATCCGAAGCTAAGGTTATTATTGCCGGCGGCCGCGGTGTTAAGAGCGAGGAAGGCTTTGAGCCATTAAAAGAGCTTGCTTCTGTTTTAAACGGAGCTGTAGGTGCATCACGAGGAGCTTGTGATGCTGATTATTGCGACTATTCACTGCAAATTGGACAAACGGGTAAAGTGGTAACACCAGACCTGTATATTGCATGCGGTATCTCCGGAGCTATTCAGCACTTAGCGGGTATGTCCAATTCCAAAGTAATCGTAGCGATTAACAAAGATCCGGAAGCCAATATCTTTAAGGTAGCTGATTACGGTATTGTCGGAGACCTGTTTGAGGTTGTTCCACTGTTAACAGAAGAGTTCAAAAAGCTTAAAGTAAACGCATAA
- the uvrC gene encoding excinuclease ABC subunit UvrC → MNETIKNKLMLLPAQPGCYLMKDRQGTIIYVGKAKILRNRVRSYFTGSHDGKTLRLVNEIVDFEYIVTSSDMEALILEMNLIKKYDPKYNVMLKDDKSYPFIKLTAERHPRLITTRKVKKDRGKYFGPYPNVQAANETKKLLDRIYPLRKCSTLPDRVCLYYHLGQCLAPCVKEVSADQYKQMTDEIAKFLNGGYKEIKKDLTAKMTAAAEELDFERATELRDKIAHIDATMEKQKMTMTDFTDRDVFGYAVDKGWMCVQVFFIRQGKLIERDVSMFPIYNEPEEEILTFLGQFYTKANHFKPREILAPDSVDAVMAEQLLDVKVLKPQRGQKKDLVKLAYKNAKIALQEKFSLIERDEERTIKAVENLGDQLGIYTPHRIEAFDNSNIQGSDPVSAMIVFIDGKPEKREYRKYKIKSVKGPDDYESMREVTRRRYTRVLKEELPLPDLILIDGGKGHVEAVRDVLENELGLDIPISGLVKDEKHRTSQLLYGNPLQIIPLARNSQEFYLLQRIQDEVHRFAITFHRQLRGKSAFQSILDEIPGIGEKRKKQLLKAFGSVKKMKEASIEEFRKIGIPAIVAEELKQRLEEQNGNSES, encoded by the coding sequence ATGAATGAAACGATAAAAAATAAACTGATGCTGCTGCCTGCGCAGCCAGGCTGCTATTTAATGAAAGACAGGCAGGGGACCATCATCTATGTGGGGAAAGCCAAAATTCTCAGAAACCGGGTCAGGTCCTACTTTACAGGCTCACATGACGGGAAAACATTAAGACTTGTTAATGAGATCGTGGACTTTGAGTACATTGTCACATCTTCAGATATGGAAGCATTGATTCTTGAGATGAATCTGATCAAGAAATATGATCCCAAATATAATGTAATGCTGAAGGACGATAAAAGCTACCCTTTTATCAAATTGACGGCCGAACGCCATCCCCGTCTGATAACAACCAGAAAAGTAAAAAAAGACAGGGGAAAATACTTTGGACCTTATCCCAATGTGCAGGCTGCCAATGAAACAAAAAAGCTGCTCGACCGTATTTATCCTCTCCGCAAATGTTCAACTCTTCCGGACAGAGTTTGCCTTTATTATCACTTGGGCCAATGTCTTGCACCTTGCGTAAAGGAAGTAAGTGCAGATCAATATAAGCAAATGACAGATGAAATTGCGAAATTCTTAAATGGCGGATACAAAGAGATTAAAAAAGACCTTACTGCAAAAATGACAGCCGCTGCAGAAGAATTGGACTTTGAACGAGCAACAGAGCTCAGAGATAAAATTGCCCATATAGATGCAACGATGGAAAAGCAAAAAATGACGATGACAGATTTTACAGATCGGGATGTATTTGGCTATGCGGTTGATAAAGGGTGGATGTGTGTCCAGGTCTTCTTCATCAGGCAGGGCAAGCTGATCGAACGGGATGTATCAATGTTCCCGATTTATAATGAGCCGGAAGAAGAAATTTTAACGTTCCTCGGCCAGTTTTATACTAAAGCAAATCATTTTAAACCACGTGAAATATTGGCACCCGATTCCGTTGATGCAGTCATGGCAGAACAGCTTCTTGATGTGAAAGTGCTAAAACCGCAGCGCGGGCAAAAAAAGGACCTGGTGAAGCTTGCTTATAAAAATGCAAAAATTGCTCTCCAGGAGAAGTTCTCTTTAATAGAGCGTGATGAAGAACGGACTATTAAAGCTGTTGAAAATCTGGGTGATCAGCTTGGAATTTATACTCCTCACCGGATTGAAGCCTTTGATAATTCAAATATCCAGGGGTCGGATCCCGTTTCTGCCATGATCGTCTTCATTGATGGCAAACCGGAGAAAAGAGAGTACCGAAAATATAAAATAAAGTCCGTTAAAGGTCCTGATGATTATGAATCCATGAGAGAAGTCACGCGACGCAGATATACAAGAGTACTGAAAGAAGAACTGCCGCTTCCGGACTTAATCTTGATTGATGGAGGAAAAGGGCATGTTGAAGCTGTAAGGGATGTGCTAGAAAATGAACTCGGTCTGGATATTCCGATTTCAGGCCTGGTGAAGGATGAGAAGCACAGAACTTCACAGCTTTTATATGGTAATCCGCTTCAAATTATTCCACTTGCAAGGAACAGCCAGGAATTCTACCTGCTGCAGAGAATTCAGGATGAAGTTCATCGCTTTGCGATTACTTTTCACCGCCAGCTTCGCGGAAAAAGTGCCTTTCAGTCTATTCTGGATGAAATTCCGGGCATAGGCGAAAAGCGAAAGAAACAGCTGTTGAAGGCCTTTGGGTCTGTAAAGAAAATGAAAGAGGCATCAATTGAGGAGTTTAGAAAAATAGGCATTCCTGCGATTGTTGCAGAGGAGTTAAAGCAGAGGCTTGAGGAACAAAATGGAAACTCTGAGTCTTAA